Part of the Ignavibacteriales bacterium genome is shown below.
TCGCATCCCCGCTTGCCGGCCCGGGTCAGGTCCCGGCCGGGCAAATAGGAAAGCAGGCGGACTATCGGTCCAGAGGAAGTCAGACGCTCAGCACGATGGTGGCCTATGGCAGCTTCTCTGTGGGGGGCGAAGATCGGTTTGGACCGATGCTCGTCTTTCAATACAGCCCGCGACGGTTCTCCGGCCCTGCCGTCGATTTCTTCGGCGGCGTACTTCTTCAGACTGGAACATCCGGACCTGTCGAAGGGCAGAACTACATTCCGCTCGCATCGTACTATGCTCCGTACTATTCGCCGTATTCAGACTACAGAAATGACAACTATGACAGGATGCCGAACCTTAGCATCGGAATGGGATTTCTCGGAGCGGATGTCACGTTCTATATGCTTGAAGGGGAAGTGCGGCCGTATCTTGGATTCGGCGGGTCACTTGCTTTCTGGGCGTACTCAAGCCGCCTCGGCGGGACGGTCGCGCCTGACGCCAAAGCCGGGTTGAGTGTTCAGCTCAATAATTCACTGTCGGGTTTTGCGGAGGTGCGCCGGATGTTCGGTGTTCCAAATCTCCTGAATCTTTCGGGGCCGAAATTCGATGGTCTGACGTCTGCGGCCATCGGTATTTCCTTCGCCCCGCGCCTGCGATAAAAGATAATCTTCTGCCTGCAGAGCCTGTCAAAGTCCTGGGTCGAAATGCCATTTCGACCCAGGGGAGTTCTGTGTATCAAGTGAAGAGCACGACTTTAAAAGAATTTCCTGTCCGCCGAAAGTCCTTTCTGGATAGATTCTGACTTACGTGAATCCCCCACCCCTGCGTCACATTTTCCACGCTCAGTACATGTCTATTCCTGACTCTTCACCAATTCATTTCTTGCGAGCGTCAAGACTTGATCGCCTTGTAGCGGACGTAGAGAGGTAAGGTCTTTTTCCAAAATCCGATCTGATCAGTCCACGGAAAGACCTGTGTTCTGCGGATTTCGAGGAAGTCCTGGTAGAACGTGAGGGGGCCCGAATCGGCTGCCACCGCGTACGTATACCCCGCTTCGCCGACACAATCCTTGACAACCTCTGAGAGTTCTCCGTACGGATACGCAAATGAAAGCACGCTTGATCCAAGAATCTGTTCAAGCGTGTCCTTGGATTTGCTGATCTCGAAATGTGCCTGATCTGTGGTCACCCTCGGCAGCCGTGGATGCGTCACGGTGTGTGACCCGATCTCGATACCGCACCGGTGCAACTCTTGCATCTGCGCCGCTGACATCAACTGTCCGGCCGGCTCATCCTGATCCCAGAAGTTCGTCCGTCGTTCACGGTCTGTCACTGCGTAGACCACCGCACTGAAGCCATGCTGTTGCAGAAGGGGAAACGCGACGCGGTAGTTATCCTCGTATCCGTCGTCGAACGTGAGGATGACGGGTTTTGTTGGGAGCTTCACCTCTCCCCGGAGGAATCGGTCATAGTCATGGAACGTTATTGTTTGGAATCCCCGCCGTTTGAGCGATCCGAGCTGCGAGGCAAACTGGCCCGCCGAGACCCAAATGCCATGGGCCGACTCCGCCGCCTGTTCCAGGACCCGGTGGTACATAAGGACTGGAATGGACTTTGGTGCGTGGCTCCTCGCATACGCTCGTTCGTAGATTGCGTTGATTCTGATCCCCACATTTGGCGTGTCAAACCTCTTTTGCGCCATCCTGCTCAAAACCTCCAGGTCGTTCTCCGATGGGGGTGACTCCAGAATTCGAAGTATGTCGCCGGAGATTTTCTCCGGGTCCGGAGTGATTGGAAGCCCCGTATCCCCAAAATTGGTCACCGACGCGGATTCAAATGTCCCCGGGAGGATCGGCCCGGCGTAGTCAGACTCGCCGAATGCAATGACAGGCCTGCGCAAAACCAATGATTCCGGAACTACCCGTCCCGACCCGATGATGAGATCGGCCTGAAGCAGGTACCGGGCGATGTCCGGTTGAAAACCCGCAAGCTCGGCAACGGGGCGGCCAATCTGGTCGTTCAGGCACTGCGCCAACCGGGGCAGATCGTCCGGCGTGATCATGCCGCCGATAGCCTTGAATTGAAGTCTTCGATGAGCCAGAAGCCCCGGAAGAATCTTTGTAAGGAGGAATCGCACGACGTCCCCCTTTGGCCCTGTCAGACGCCCCACAAAAAGTAGCAACTGCTCGTTTTTCTCGGAAGCATCATTGGAGCTCGCGGAAGCCAATCGTTCCGCCTCCAATCGCGCAAGCGGGATGCAATTGGGAATCACAACAATGTCGTGCGCGTTGAAACCCAGATCCTGTATCAAATGCTCCTTCAGTGCTGCTGAGACTGCGATGATATCCCTGCCGTAAACGCTGAATGCCTTGCTCGATGCGTGAACGTGCTGCCGGCCATGCACGGTTGAGACAAGCGGCCTGCCGGTAATGCGCGTCGCAAAAAAGGAAACCCAACTCGCTGCCCGCGAATGAGCATGCACAGTGTCAATCGAATTGCCGCGGATGAGCTTGACGAGCGTCCCGATGTTTTTCAGGCGCTGTGAGTAGGAACGAATGCCAATGGGGACCGGTATGTAGGTCGCTTGCGTGGGGAGCGTAAATGTATCAGACGCGACAAGCACCGAGTGGCCGTCGGCAATTTGCGCCTCGATCAACGAGGCAGCGTACGCTTCGGCTCCGGTAACTTCAAATTGTGAGAGGACGTGAAGGATTTTCATAAAGGTATCGCCGCGAGAAGAAAGTAGGAACAAACGGGAGGAATATCAAGGAAGGAGATCGATTGAGTCTCTTTTATGCGC
Proteins encoded:
- a CDS encoding polysaccharide deacetylase family protein; this encodes MKILHVLSQFEVTGAEAYAASLIEAQIADGHSVLVASDTFTLPTQATYIPVPIGIRSYSQRLKNIGTLVKLIRGNSIDTVHAHSRAASWVSFFATRITGRPLVSTVHGRQHVHASSKAFSVYGRDIIAVSAALKEHLIQDLGFNAHDIVVIPNCIPLARLEAERLASASSNDASEKNEQLLLFVGRLTGPKGDVVRFLLTKILPGLLAHRRLQFKAIGGMITPDDLPRLAQCLNDQIGRPVAELAGFQPDIARYLLQADLIIGSGRVVPESLVLRRPVIAFGESDYAGPILPGTFESASVTNFGDTGLPITPDPEKISGDILRILESPPSENDLEVLSRMAQKRFDTPNVGIRINAIYERAYARSHAPKSIPVLMYHRVLEQAAESAHGIWVSAGQFASQLGSLKRRGFQTITFHDYDRFLRGEVKLPTKPVILTFDDGYEDNYRVAFPLLQQHGFSAVVYAVTDRERRTNFWDQDEPAGQLMSAAQMQELHRCGIEIGSHTVTHPRLPRVTTDQAHFEISKSKDTLEQILGSSVLSFAYPYGELSEVVKDCVGEAGYTYAVAADSGPLTFYQDFLEIRRTQVFPWTDQIGFWKKTLPLYVRYKAIKS